Genomic DNA from Gossypium hirsutum isolate 1008001.06 chromosome A01, Gossypium_hirsutum_v2.1, whole genome shotgun sequence:
GGAATGACACGTGGGAGCTAACAAGTCTGCCAGAAGGACATAGCCCAATTGGTGTCAAGTGGGTGTACAAGACGAAGACCAACAAAGAAGGAAAAGTAGAGAAATACAAGGCAAGACTAGTCGCCAAAGGCTACAAGCAAAGACAAGGAGTGGACTATGATGAAATATTTGCTCCAGTCGCAAGAATAGACACAATTAGGCTTCTCATAGCGGTCGCAGCACAATACAAATGGAAAATCTATCAGATGGACGTCAAGTCTGCATTCCTGAATGGCTACTTGGAGGAGGAAGTCTACATAGAACAACCACCTGGATATAGCATACAAGGAAATGAGGACAAAGTCTACCgattgaagaaagctttgtatggattgaagcaagcccCAAGAGCATGGAACACAAGGATCGACGAGTACTTCCGAAGAAATGGATTCATCAAAAGCCCGCACGAGCACACCCTGTACACAAAGAAGAATGGATATGGAGATATCATGATCGTATGCCTATATGTGGATGACATGATCTTCACCGGAAACAATCCAGGTATGTCTGATGATTTCAAGAAAGCTATgactaaagaatttgaaatgacagatatcggtgagatgtcatactttcttGGAGTCGAGGTGAAACAAATGCAAGATGAAATTTTTGTCTCTCAAAAGAAGTATGCGGAGCAGATTTTGAACAAGTTCAAAATGAAGGATTGCAAGCTAGTAGTCACGCCAGCTGATCCAGGGATGAAGCTAAGTGTTGATTCGACAAGGGAGTCGATAAATCCGACGTTGTTTAAAAGTCTCGTTGGAAGTTTAAGGTATTTGACAATCACACGACCAGATATTACATATGCAGTAGGATTGGTGAGCAGATTCATGGAGAAGCCGAAGCAAGACCACTTAATTGCCGCAAAAAGAATTTTGAGATATATCAAAGGTACGATGAACCATGGTTTATTCTATACCCACTcacaagattcaaaattagttGGCTACTCAGATAGCGATTATGGGGGAGACTTGGATGATCGGAAAAGCACTTCCGGATATGCATTCCACATCAGTTCCGCAGTTTTTTCATGGtcgtcaaagaagcaacaaacaattgctctctcaacatgtgaagcagagtatatggccgcagcaacttgtacatgccaagcaatgtggttgaagaatattttggGAGAAATAGGTGTTTCAAATGAAGGTCCAATTACCATCTACGTTGACAACAAATCCGCTATATCACTTGCCAAGAATCCGGTGTCGCACAGCCGAAGCAAGCACATCGATACGAAGTATCATTTTATCCGAGAGCAAGTGAAAAACAAAAACGTGGAGTTGGTCTATTGCAGGACAGAAGATCAACTAGCAGATATTTTCACAAAGCCGTTGAAAGTGGAgacattcaacaaattcaaagagaagctcggtatgaaagttgggtttgagggggagtgttagaaatcaaacccactccaagcataatctagaagcatgagacgtggagcaattttgtgccatgcaaagtgctgaaattttagccatacaaagtgctccattattgagatgttttgtggctggaaattaagtggattaatagccacatttgttgtcactttatcagcctataaatagaggcttgaacttgtgttgtaatgaagaaaaatgagaagaaaaaagaaataagagaagcaacgtgagtgagagtgagaaggttagcaaaccttgagtgagttaaaatctagcagcagctagactatctagtcattgagaaaatatttgtaatcttcgtattgtaatatattgagtgtgtaataaaaagtaaattttcggcccatcacgtttccaacaGTAGCTAGGTGAACATGGTCCTCAAGTTCAGGTTGCAGCAACCAAGGCTCTGTATAATGCCTTGGAGCTTTTGAAGAGATCAACTTTGAGAATGAGACGAGCCTTACATGCAAACCCTATTCAGTTTACATCAAATGCTGTAAAGGGCGATGAAGAGACTTTAGCTCTCCAAGCAATTGAGTTCTGGAGCTGTGTCTGTGGCAAAGAGATTGAACTTCAGGAGCTTGAGAGTCCTGAAAGTGGTGACTCTGGACCTTCCCATTCTGGTATTCCTAAGAAGGCTTTATTGTTGGAAACTTTACTGAAGCAGAAAGAGGATCAAGACCAGGATGATAcaatcacaaacatatacatggCTGGTGGAACTTGTCTTGTTCTTTTTGCCAGAACGGTTGGAGGTTTGATCTGGATATTAGTTGAATCTATTCTGTTTGAATTATTTTTCAAGTATAAAGTCCTCATATTTGTACTTAGAGCATATAATACTCAACTCTAAATTCTCTTATGAGAATTTAAACAGTAAATATTAAATGCATTTCAATTACACTTACACAAATAATTCTACAATgaacaaataaaatgaacaaataaaataCTCTCAATATGCTCTCATACAAATCCTATACAAGCCTCGTAATACATGTAAGTGTTTAAGCTTGTTGAGATATTAGTGATTGAATACAATGCAACCCCTTAAAATCAGAAGCTACAAAATAGTAAAGGTAATATACTAATAAAGTCTAATAAAATGAGATATGATGGAGATTCAGTTTTCAAAACAAATCCATCATGCAATTTCGAaggaattttcataatttaagggTTATAATTGTTGAATCTAgttcaatatttaaaaaagaattacACATATATTCCAACCTGTGAGTTATTtgtaaacataaaaattacatatGTACACACTTTAGTGTATATTCAATAATTGCACATCTTTCTACCCAACATGCTCATCTTACTCGTTATTTTTTGATGGGATCTGTATAATTGAGGTTCCTTTATCTTAGGAAGTAGACCCAACATGCTGATTTTTATAATATACCAACTTTACACCAACTAtctctaaattaaattaaaatattctgTATTGATGTTCTAAATTGAAGTAAGAAATTGGCTGTCTTCCCACCGGCAAATCAACTGAATGATTTTCACATCTACACACGTTTTCATCATATTCACCAtcatcttttaattcttttatttttttaattttctggcATCATGTGAACTTCCAACAGCTTCTCTCTGTTTCCCCCCCTTATATTCTCAATCTTTCATATAACTCCATAAGCTTCTTTCATTTATTCCTTGCTTCTATTTCCTGAAATTGTTCTACTCACTCTTCTAAAATCAACACCAGGTATGGGTAATATCTTCTCAATCTCACTTTCACTCGATACCATCATTACCCGTTGCTGGGATTGTGCTACTGGACAGGCAAGTTATATATGCAACCTAGAAGATAACCTCCATGCCTTACAAACTGAACTAGCAGAACTGAAGGAGCTCAGGAGTGATCTGATGAGCAAGGTCAGAATTGCTGAAGACGAGCAGCAACTTAAGCGGCTAGACCAAGTTGAGGGTTGGCTTCAGAGGGCTGAAACTCTGATAGCCGATGCTGATAAACTGATTGTCCAAAGTCCTCAGCATGTTGAAAAGTTATGTATGGGAGGTTGTTGTTCCAGGCATCCCAGGTCCACCCACAAGTTCGGGAAGCAAATCGCAAGAATACTCCAAGAGGTGAAACACCTGAAGGAATTGAAAAGAGATTTCAGTGATGTGGCCAGCAAGCCACCACTTCCTTCCGCAACTCAACGACCTTCTGAGCCAACTGTGGGATTAGAGTCCAATTTCAATCATGTTTGGAGTAGTCTTCAAAAGGAACAAGTGGGAGTTATTGGCATATATGGCTTAGGAGGGGTTGGCAAGACAACCCTCCTAAACCAAATCAATAACAAATTCCATGATATGTCCCATGATTACCATGTCATTTGGGCAGTTGCATCACAAGATCAGCCAATTGAGAAAGTTCAGGACCAGATTGCCAAAAGAATAGGCTTGCTGGCCGAGGATCGGAAATCTATTGAAGAGAAAGCTGAAGCAATCTTCAAGGTATTATGTAAAAAGAAGTTTGCACTGTTGTTGGATGATATATGGGAATGGTTTGATCTCACAAGAGCTGGGGTACCTCTTCCAACACAACAAAATGGCTCTAAAGTCATTTTCACAACTCGTCGTCTTGACGTGTGCTGTCAAATGCAGCCGAACATGGATAATAATATCAGAGTGGAATGTTTACCTCCAGGAGAAGCTTTGAAACTGTTCGAGGAGAAGGTTGGAGCAGAAACCCTTCAAATGCATCCAGATATTTGCAAGTTAGCTGAAGCGGTGGTTGAAGAGTGTGCAGGACTACCTCTCGCTCTCATTACAATTGGGCGAGCCATGGCATCCAAGAAGACCCCTCGAGAATGGGAATTTGCTATTGAAGCTTTAAGGCAATCAACAGCTTCTGCTTTCCCAAGGGTAGGGAAAGAGATGTATCCCAAGTTAAAATTCAGTTATGACTGTTTACCTGATGAAAAAGTGAAATCTTGTTTCCTGTATTGTTCTTTATATCCAGAAGATCATATCATCGAAAAAGATGAACTAATACATTGTTGGATCGGGGATGGAATTTTGGACAAACATACCAATTTGAGCAGTGCCAGAAACGAGGGACATTTCATTATAGGTTCTCTTATTGAGGCATGCTTATTGGAGAAAGGAGCTAATAATAATGGTGTAAAGATGCACGACGTGATTCGTGACATGGCTTTGTGGATTGGTGGTGAATGTAAGAAGGTTTTTGTAAAATCAGGTGTTCGGTTAAAGGAACTACCGGAAGCTGATAAGTGGGAGGAGGCTATAAGAATGTCGTTGATggataataaaattgaaaatctAACTGAGATATTGGCATGCCCCTATCTCCAAACTTTATTTCTTGGGAGGAATCCTTTGAAGGTGATCATCAAtgatttctttaatttcatgCCGATGCTAAGGGTTCTGGACTTGTCCCACAATCCGCGTTTGGAAGAATTGTCAGTAGGAATTGCAAAGTTGGTTTCACTAGAACATCTCAATCTGTCATTTACAGGAATAAGAAAATTGCCAGTCGAATTGAAGGCCCTAGCAAAgctaaaatatttgaatttggagTGGATAGGGAGTCTGAGTGTGATCCCACAACGACTTATATCTAGTTTCTCTAAGTTGCAAGTACTGAAAATGGAGGGATGTGGCTATGGATGTTCATTGGTTTTGGAGGAAATGGAGCATTTCAAATATTTGAATGTGTTGACCATTACTTTTAGAAGCGATTCAGAGTTGGAAAAAACTGTGGGGTTCAACAAGTTCTTTAGCCGTGCCATTGAAAGTGTAACCCTTGAAGATTTCAGAGATTCAAGATCATTGAATATTTTGGCTTTAACAAATGTGCAGCATCTGCAGAGATTATCACTTTCGCATTGTGAGGATCTAGAAGAAGTG
This window encodes:
- the LOC107942185 gene encoding disease resistance protein SUMM2, giving the protein MGNIFSISLSLDTIITRCWDCATGQASYICNLEDNLHALQTELAELKELRSDLMSKVRIAEDEQQLKRLDQVEGWLQRAETLIADADKLIVQSPQHVEKLCMGGCCSRHPRSTHKFGKQIARILQEVKHLKELKRDFSDVASKPPLPSATQRPSEPTVGLESNFNHVWSSLQKEQVGVIGIYGLGGVGKTTLLNQINNKFHDMSHDYHVIWAVASQDQPIEKVQDQIAKRIGLLAEDRKSIEEKAEAIFKVLCKKKFALLLDDIWEWFDLTRAGVPLPTQQNGSKVIFTTRRLDVCCQMQPNMDNNIRVECLPPGEALKLFEEKVGAETLQMHPDICKLAEAVVEECAGLPLALITIGRAMASKKTPREWEFAIEALRQSTASAFPRVGKEMYPKLKFSYDCLPDEKVKSCFLYCSLYPEDHIIEKDELIHCWIGDGILDKHTNLSSARNEGHFIIGSLIEACLLEKGANNNGVKMHDVIRDMALWIGGECKKVFVKSGVRLKELPEADKWEEAIRMSLMDNKIENLTEILACPYLQTLFLGRNPLKVIINDFFNFMPMLRVLDLSHNPRLEELSVGIAKLVSLEHLNLSFTGIRKLPVELKALAKLKYLNLEWIGSLSVIPQRLISSFSKLQVLKMEGCGYGCSLVLEEMEHFKYLNVLTITFRSDSELEKTVGFNKFFSRAIESVTLEDFRDSRSLNILALTNVQHLQRLSLSHCEDLEEVKIESNIIKGAGCFHRLGFVFLFDCNQLRDVSWVVFAPHLEVLMIHDCKSLEEIISEEKLGEVTKSKANTNLFSKLEAFYLFSLPKMKTIYRHALPFPQLEEIIIRKCPMLKKLPLNSNSAKGQRLVIEGEEGWWKDVEWEDESTRIAFLPSFKPR